A region from the Oncorhynchus gorbuscha isolate QuinsamMale2020 ecotype Even-year unplaced genomic scaffold, OgorEven_v1.0 Un_scaffold_563, whole genome shotgun sequence genome encodes:
- the LOC124018697 gene encoding long-chain specific acyl-CoA dehydrogenase, mitochondrial-like has product MLSKAVKACYSGVKNVRRGGQVLSSANARMQHSQPQEGKAPPSNRPETSSAKTLMDIGTRRIFNEDHDMFRESVRRFWTEEVVPYHKEWEKAGMVSRELWQKAGEQGLLGILTPEEHGGIGGDLLSAAVMWEEQMYSNCSGPGFALHSEICMPYISNYGSKEQIDRFIPQMAAGTCIGAIAMTEPGAGSDLQGVRTYAKKDGDDWILNGNKVFITNGCMADMVIVVTVTNREAKTAAHGISLFLVEKGMPGFQAGKKLEKIGLMAQDTAELFFEDVRLPASALLGQANKGFYYLMNELPQERLLIADMAIASSEFMFEETRNYVTQRKAFGKTIAHLQTVQHKLAELKTEICVGRSFLDTCLQLHTEKRLDSQTASMAKYWASDLQNSVATRCLQLHGGWGYMWDYPIAKAFVDSRVQPIYGGTNEIMKELIARSIVSQK; this is encoded by the exons AATGCAGCACAGCCAGCCCCAGGAAGGGAAAGCTCCCCCGTCCAATCGGCCGGAGACGTCCAGCGCCAAGACTCTGATGGACATCGGCACCCGCAGAATCTTCAACGAGGATCATGACATGTTCAGGGAGAGTGTCCGACGTTTCTGGACAGAGGAGGTGGTGCCCTACCACAAGGA aTGGGAGAAGGCAGGTATGGTGAGCAGGGAGCTGTGGCAGAAGGCTGGGGAGCAGGGTCTGTTGGGCATCCTCACTCCAGAGGAGCACGGTGGGATCGGAGGTGATCTGCTGTCTGCAGCTGTGATGTGGGAGGAGCA GATGTACTCTAACTGCTCTGGCCCAGGCTTTGCCCTCCACTCTGAGATCTGCATGCCCTACATCAGTAACTATGGCTCCAAGGAACAGATTGATCGCTTCATACCCCAGATGGCTGCTGGTACCTGCATCGGGGCTATCGCCATGACGGAGCCGGGAGCTGGCAG TGACCTCCAAGGTGTCAGGACGTACGCTAAGAAGGACGGCGATGACTGGATCCTCAACGGCAACAAG gtgttcatcaccaacGGCTGTATGGCCGACATGGTGATCGTGGTGACCGTAACGAACCGCGAGGCGAAAACAGCGGCCCACGGGATCAGCCTCTTCCTGGTGGAGAAAGGAATGCCGGGCTTCCAGGCGGGCAAGAAGCTGGAGAAGATTGGCCTGATGGCACAG gACACGGCTGAGCTGTTCTTTGAGGACGTGCGTCTCCCTGCTTCTGCCCTGCTGGGACAGGCCAACAAGGGCTTCTACTACCTGATGAACGAGCTGCCACAG GAACGCCTGCTGATCGCAGACATGGCCATCGCCAGCAGTGAGTTCATGTTTGAGGAGACCAGGAACTATGTGACTCAGAGGAAGGCATTCGGCAAGACCATCGCTCACCTTCAG ACTGTGCAGCACAAGCTGGCAGAGCTGAAGACTGAGATCTGTGTGGGCCGCTCCTTTTTAGACACCTGTCTCCAGCTTCACACAGAGAAACGCCTGGACTCTCAAACAGCCTCTATGGCCAAGTACTG GGCGTCTGACCTCCAGAACTCTGTGGCCACCCGGTGTCTGCAGCTCCACGGAGGCTGGGGCTACATGTGGGACTACCCCATCGCCAA ggCGTTTGTGGATTCCCGTGTCCAGCCCATCTATGGAGGCACCAATGAGATCATGAAGGAGCTGATCGCCCGCAGTATCGTCAGCCAGAAGTGA